GGGTCTGCTAATTGGGTCGTGTATCACATACTGTAAGAATGGCATACAGCATACTGAAACCATATATAGCCGATTGGTGGCTGAGGGAAGGAGCTATCGAGAAAATAACAAACATCACGTTCTTCGTTCTCTGGCGGCGTTGTTCTTCTTCCCCACgttatcctttttctttccctTCCCCACGCTACCCTCTGCTAACATCTGGTATCAGTCTAGGCTTCCTGGATCTGTCGTGCGCCATCCCGCAGTGTCCCCGTTCGTCCACTATGTAGTCATCCGACGCCATCGTTCGCAAGGTGCTCGATGCAATGCACCTGATGGAAGTCCACCTTACCGAGAAGATTGTCGGTCGCTGTGACATCGCCGAGCGTCGCGTGGACGCACGATGCAACGAGCTCCACAGCCGCTTCACAGCGCGTGGCTACACCATCCAGCAGGAAGTGGATGTGGTGGTCTATGACGAGTCAAGCGACCACGACGGCTATGGCGCGGCGCCCTTCGATATCAACGACTCTGACGAGAAGTCCATCTTCGACGAGGGCCCCATATTCGACGAGGAGCATGGTACCTTCAACGTCGACAACATGCACTTCAACGACATGCTTCGCGCCCACTCGTTTGAGACGTTGTGCAACCCATCTTCCCCGGCGTGCTCACCACCATCCGCAAGGCCGCCAACAGGGGCCCCGCGCCCGATGATCGTCTGCTCCAGCCCTTTGACCAGCACCACCTTCTGGGGCACGATCGCTCAAGCGATGTGATGCGGGTGGTGTTGCTTGAGGGCATCGATGGTGCGCGGAAGCGTATCGACTTGGCCATGGCTTCCCTGAGAATGGATAAGCCCAGCAGGCCATGACTCTCCACCGTGTATGACATCTCCACGGTGCTCACTGACGTGGCCCGCGTCGGCTCCATGGTGACGATTGTAAGCAAGCTTTCATCTACCTCATTTGATGCTCAGGTGGCGTTTGATGAAATGCAACAAAGAGCTGAAGCGGTCAACTCTGTTGGGCCGCGGATATGTTCCTTCCAGCTCTATGTTTCCAAGGACAGGAATATCGTACGACAACAGCAGAAGAGTCACAAGGGAGGCGAATGTGACACAAATGTCATCATGTAAATTCAGCAAGATTCAGTTCAGTTTTGTATTTCCTTCCTATTGAGCAATTGTTGTTTCATGCGTTGGGTTGTTCGTTGGAAACCGCCATGGCCACTTCAACTTCGACAGAACATCAGTATCGAACTGCGACCAATACCATGGCCCTCCTTTAGAGCATTCCATGAAGCTACTGCCAGGTGGGGGTGTTCTAGTTTGCTCATGCTTCCAGCATGGATACCTTCAGCTTAGTGCTATTCTGGGTACCAAAGTGAGGTGCTAGGGATATTGTCAAGGACCACCAACATGATGGCTTGGTCGACTGGGAATCCGTCATCAGGTACTGGCCGAATGAAGCGCTCCACAGGTCCATTTCTGGTTGCGGCTAAGACCATTCCTGACAATAGTCGCCATTCGTCACCAACTAATCGTGTTGCATCACTCAAAAAGTATCGGCATGCGAAGGGGTTATGCGCTGGTTGTGTTGAAAAGTGGTTCTCAAGTCGTAAATGTGCAGCCACAACCCAACAGCCCCAACTACATGCCATGGAGGAGGTGTGGAATTTGTTTGCTGAAGAATCTGTTATTGCACCTAACGTAGAGTCTATCGAAGCACCCGTTGATTAACTGTTCAAGAACTTGTCTCATTCTACCTGGTTGGGATCTGAAAGCCCATCAGACTCTTAAGCTACATGGTACTATTCAACAGCAGCCTTTGCTCATTCTATTGGACAGTATTAGTTCTCATACAATTGTGAATGAGAAGTTCTTGTCGGTTCTACAAGGTGTTCAGACAGTCTCTCATTCTCTAAAAGGGTGGGTAGCAAATGGCATTTTGGTGGTCTGTCGCCATCAGTTACTTCAAGCCCATTGGTATATTCAGGAGTATGAATTTGTTTCTGACGTCATGTTTTTCCTCTACCCTATTATGACTTGGCTATGGACATGGATTGGCTAGCTTCCTTCAATTCCATGAGAGTTGCATGGGCTAAAAAATGGTTGACCATTCCCTATAATGGTAGCACTGTAATGTTGCAAGGGAAATCTGAAGTCATCCCTACTTGTACTATCATTAAGTTGCTATCGTGGATTCATCTATTGTTTCAGTACCACACTGTAATTGGCATCCCAGG
This portion of the Zea mays cultivar B73 chromosome 2, Zm-B73-REFERENCE-NAM-5.0, whole genome shotgun sequence genome encodes:
- the LOC103647674 gene encoding uncharacterized protein, with protein sequence MHLMEVHLTEKIVGRCDIAERRVDARCNELHSRFTARGYTIQQEVDVVVYDESSDHDGYGAAPFDINDSDEKSIFDEGPIFDEEHGTFNVDNMHFNDMLRAHSFETLCNPSSPACSPPSARPPTGAPRPMIVCSSPLTSTTFWGTIAQAM